In the Rhodospirillaceae bacterium genome, one interval contains:
- a CDS encoding division/cell wall cluster transcriptional repressor MraZ, producing MAIFVGTHVNKVDRKERVSVPAEFRAWLGKPPNFFAFPSLLNSGVECCTAEVLETFGQKHQGIDLFISEERDNIADLIYASCHSMTIDQDGRVVLPEKLKSHAGLEGKAVFVGKGETFQIWEPSKHEQYQIRARERSEADRLTLRQRPQMPGQSSDVLENGT from the coding sequence GTGGCTATCTTTGTTGGCACTCACGTCAACAAGGTTGATAGGAAGGAGCGGGTTTCCGTTCCGGCCGAGTTCCGTGCTTGGCTTGGAAAACCACCTAATTTCTTCGCATTTCCATCGCTCTTAAATAGCGGGGTAGAGTGTTGTACAGCTGAGGTTTTGGAGACCTTCGGCCAAAAGCACCAGGGAATTGACCTCTTCATTTCTGAAGAGCGAGATAATATTGCTGACCTTATATACGCATCTTGTCATAGTATGACGATTGATCAGGATGGACGGGTGGTTCTGCCTGAGAAACTCAAAAGCCATGCTGGACTTGAGGGCAAAGCAGTTTTTGTTGGCAAAGGGGAAACGTTCCAAATCTGGGAACCTAGCAAGCACGAACAATACCAGATCCGTGCCAGAGAACGCTCCGAGGCCGACCGATTGACGCTGCGTCAGCGTCCCCAGATGCCGGGCCAAAGCTCGGATGTTTTGGAGAACGGCACGTGA
- a CDS encoding 16S rRNA (cytosine(1402)-N(4))-methyltransferase, translated as MTDANSSRRLGHVPVLLAQVKAGLALQENKLFVDGTFGRGGYSQAFLQGAQCKVMALDRDPAALLSAQKLKSRYRNRFTFFTGCFGDLDQILVEQGVQGVDGGVVLDLGVSSPQVDDATRGFSFRSDGPLDMRMGLCGEDAAGFINKATEKQLSEVIYNYGEERRARAVAREIIRERGVHAITRTSQLADIVRKVVKKSIDGLDPATRTFQAIRIHINNELDELQRGLAAAERALVAGGRLVVVSFHSLEDRLVKTFLSERCGRGSRSNRHLPALDRQIAPSFSLINTRVIKPTAEERGENPRSSSARLRAAVRTTAPIWPEGAVT; from the coding sequence GTGACCGACGCGAACTCCTCCCGTCGTCTCGGCCACGTGCCGGTTTTGTTAGCCCAGGTTAAGGCGGGGCTAGCTTTACAAGAAAACAAACTGTTCGTTGATGGGACCTTTGGTCGTGGTGGCTATAGCCAAGCTTTTTTGCAGGGTGCCCAATGCAAGGTAATGGCTTTGGATAGGGATCCGGCGGCGCTGTTAAGTGCCCAGAAGCTAAAATCACGTTATCGGAATCGCTTTACTTTCTTCACCGGATGCTTCGGAGATCTGGATCAAATATTGGTTGAACAAGGAGTGCAGGGCGTAGATGGCGGTGTCGTCCTAGATCTAGGTGTTTCTTCCCCACAAGTTGACGATGCCACTCGGGGCTTTTCTTTCAGATCAGACGGTCCTTTAGACATGAGGATGGGCCTTTGTGGCGAGGACGCGGCTGGCTTTATTAATAAGGCGACCGAGAAGCAGCTTAGTGAGGTTATATATAACTATGGCGAGGAAAGGCGTGCCCGGGCAGTGGCCAGGGAGATTATTCGGGAGAGGGGTGTTCATGCTATCACCAGGACCAGCCAATTGGCGGATATAGTCCGCAAAGTGGTAAAAAAATCAATAGATGGTTTGGATCCTGCTACTAGAACCTTTCAGGCAATTCGCATCCATATAAATAACGAGTTAGATGAGCTTCAGCGAGGGTTAGCTGCGGCAGAGCGGGCGTTGGTTGCTGGTGGCCGTCTTGTTGTTGTGTCGTTTCACTCCCTAGAAGATAGGTTGGTGAAGACATTTCTTAGCGAACGCTGTGGCAGAGGTAGTAGATCCAACCGCCATTTGCCGGCGCTGGATAGGCAGATCGCTCCGTCTTTCTCACTTATCAACACCCGAGTTATAAAGCCTACTGCAGAGGAAAGGGGCGAGAACCCGCGGTCTAGTTCGGCCAGGCTTCGTGCCGCAGTAAGAACTACTGCTCCCATTTGGCCAGAGGGGGCGGTTACATGA
- a CDS encoding cell division protein FtsZ, whose amino-acid sequence MTINLSVPVTHDLKPRLTVMGVGGAGCNAVNNMITAHLEGVDFVVANTDAQALTKSLTERRIQLGASLTQGLGAGMKPEVGRDAAEEVSDIIFDYLDGAHMLFVTAGMGGGTGTGAAPVIARIAREQGILTVGVVTKPFQFEGKKRMTLAEAGITELQECVDTLIMIPNQNLFRIANENTTMADAFKLADDVLYSGVRGVTDLMVMPGLINLDFADVRSVMNEMGKAMMGTGEAEGERRAIEAAEHAVNNPLLDDVSLMGARGVLINITGGPDMTLYEVDEACNHIRGQVDDEANIIFGSTFDEELAGRIRISVVATGIGSEVGDVARPDVTRLPIKLEEPKKGLRAEMRVGDASPGIISEQGSVASAGANYGFAQPAKPHEQVSSKVAMSQEEEAPPLESEVRDDGPSLFSAATFENQQPTISAGKPISSAGALDGQASSEGPTEEIPTLDKTSIFGRAKRALTRTGGLESDQATISKGVSVLETVESGPAPILAGEPSKEEDALEIPAFLRRQSR is encoded by the coding sequence ATGACAATAAATCTTAGCGTCCCAGTCACACACGATTTGAAGCCACGTCTAACTGTAATGGGGGTAGGCGGAGCGGGATGTAACGCTGTTAACAACATGATAACTGCCCATCTTGAGGGGGTGGATTTTGTGGTTGCAAACACTGATGCGCAGGCACTTACTAAATCTTTGACCGAGCGTCGGATCCAGTTAGGTGCATCGCTAACCCAAGGGTTGGGGGCGGGCATGAAACCGGAGGTTGGTAGAGACGCCGCCGAGGAGGTGAGTGATATAATTTTTGACTACTTGGATGGTGCCCATATGTTGTTCGTGACGGCTGGAATGGGGGGTGGGACTGGAACGGGTGCTGCTCCTGTAATCGCTCGAATCGCGCGTGAACAGGGAATTTTAACCGTTGGGGTGGTCACAAAGCCATTTCAATTTGAAGGCAAGAAACGGATGACGTTAGCGGAAGCAGGTATTACTGAGTTACAGGAATGTGTTGATACCTTGATTATGATACCCAATCAAAATCTTTTCAGAATCGCAAACGAAAATACAACCATGGCGGATGCATTCAAATTGGCTGACGACGTTCTGTATTCCGGTGTGCGGGGGGTCACTGATCTCATGGTAATGCCCGGGCTTATCAACTTAGACTTTGCTGATGTTCGCTCCGTGATGAATGAGATGGGTAAGGCAATGATGGGTACAGGCGAGGCCGAAGGTGAGCGCCGCGCCATTGAGGCGGCGGAACACGCAGTTAACAATCCTTTGCTTGATGATGTTTCCCTGATGGGTGCTAGAGGAGTTTTGATCAACATAACCGGGGGTCCAGATATGACTCTCTATGAAGTAGATGAGGCCTGTAATCATATTAGAGGCCAAGTTGATGATGAGGCAAATATAATATTTGGTTCTACTTTTGATGAGGAACTGGCGGGGCGAATTCGTATTTCCGTCGTTGCAACAGGAATTGGCTCCGAAGTTGGCGATGTCGCAAGGCCTGATGTGACCCGTCTTCCCATAAAACTAGAAGAACCTAAGAAAGGTCTGAGAGCGGAGATGCGGGTAGGTGATGCTTCGCCTGGAATCATTTCAGAACAAGGTTCAGTAGCTTCTGCTGGAGCTAACTATGGTTTTGCCCAGCCAGCAAAACCCCATGAGCAAGTAAGCTCGAAGGTTGCCATGTCTCAGGAGGAAGAGGCTCCCCCATTAGAATCAGAGGTAAGAGATGACGGGCCTTCACTCTTTAGTGCCGCGACTTTTGAAAACCAGCAACCCACTATTTCAGCTGGAAAGCCAATTTCGAGTGCAGGTGCGCTGGATGGACAGGCAAGCTCGGAGGGGCCGACTGAGGAAATTCCCACCCTGGATAAAACTAGCATATTCGGGAGGGCAAAACGTGCCCTTACTCGGACTGGTGGCCTGGAATCTGATCAGGCGACAATTTCTAAGGGTGTCTCCGTTCTGGAGACCGTTGAGAGTGGTCCTGCGCCAATTTTGGCTGGTGAGCCCAGTAAAGAGGAGGATGCTCTTGAGATACCAGCATTTTTGCGGAGACAAAGTCGCTAA
- a CDS encoding penicillin-binding protein: protein MEAAGTGRGPSTKPVSLRLRGAQKSLLEIARQRLVLGAAILSIAFVGLSLRLTEVALLGEMVPRKVASISAEGYGAPVRASILDRNGVLLATSLPTQSLNADPQHVREPVVLARRLSEILDGGDPRVLQHKLQAKSRFVWLKRHLTPWEQTQVNLLGAPGLQFSVEHRRVYTHGSLVAHVLGYAKDEHRGLAGIENAFDEDLLENPGRPLALSIDVRFQHVMHEELKRAVLEQKAVGAAGIILDIKTGGLRAVVSLPDFDPNNEIELIANADAIFNRASLGRYEMGSTFKAFTIAMALDSGLVDLRDEFDATKPLRLGKTIIRDFHAKSRWLSVPEIFVYSSNIGVARMALKMGGERQKEFLRNMGLLDKMSFDLPEISSPGYPQVWREINTATISYGHGISVSPIHLAAGLAALVNGGVWSPPTLIRDKEGLVKGRRVITETTSRTMRQLFRLAVTHGTGARGGVDGYLVGGKTGTANKVSKDRKGYDSTRVLSSFAGMFPMSEPQYLVLVLLDEPKGRSVGVGQNTGGWVAAPVVANVIRRIGPVNGIAPMMDPTVGESIAGTFVELDGNEIRLAAY, encoded by the coding sequence ATGGAAGCGGCTGGAACCGGACGGGGTCCGAGCACTAAGCCAGTGTCATTGCGGTTGCGGGGTGCGCAAAAGTCGCTACTTGAGATAGCTCGCCAAAGGCTAGTTCTGGGTGCGGCTATTTTAAGTATAGCCTTCGTGGGGCTTTCTCTGAGACTAACTGAAGTAGCTCTGTTGGGGGAGATGGTACCTCGAAAGGTAGCTTCGATTTCTGCTGAGGGCTACGGTGCGCCAGTTAGAGCAAGCATTCTAGACCGGAATGGGGTCTTATTGGCTACGAGTTTACCTACACAATCGTTGAACGCAGATCCGCAACATGTGAGAGAGCCGGTTGTTCTGGCTCGCAGGCTGTCTGAAATTCTTGATGGTGGTGATCCACGGGTTCTGCAGCATAAGTTACAAGCCAAAAGTCGGTTTGTATGGCTAAAGCGGCATCTTACCCCTTGGGAACAAACTCAAGTCAATCTTTTGGGGGCGCCAGGGTTGCAATTTAGCGTGGAGCATCGGCGGGTATATACCCATGGTTCTTTGGTAGCTCACGTTCTTGGTTATGCTAAGGATGAGCATAGGGGCTTAGCGGGCATAGAAAATGCTTTTGATGAGGACTTGCTGGAAAATCCAGGTCGCCCATTAGCGCTGTCCATAGATGTGCGGTTCCAGCATGTTATGCATGAAGAATTAAAGAGGGCGGTTCTTGAGCAGAAAGCTGTTGGTGCTGCGGGGATTATTCTAGATATAAAAACCGGTGGGCTCCGTGCGGTGGTTAGTCTGCCAGACTTTGATCCGAATAACGAAATCGAACTTATTGCGAACGCTGACGCAATCTTCAATCGGGCTAGCCTGGGCCGTTATGAGATGGGTTCAACTTTTAAGGCCTTTACGATAGCGATGGCCTTAGACAGCGGATTGGTTGACTTGAGAGATGAGTTTGATGCGACAAAGCCCTTACGGTTAGGTAAAACCATCATCCGAGATTTCCATGCTAAATCGCGATGGCTATCGGTGCCCGAAATATTCGTTTATTCTTCAAATATTGGCGTTGCAAGAATGGCACTAAAAATGGGAGGGGAACGCCAAAAAGAATTTCTAAGGAATATGGGTCTTCTTGATAAGATGAGTTTCGACCTTCCCGAGATTTCGAGTCCCGGTTACCCTCAAGTTTGGCGTGAAATAAACACCGCAACTATTTCATACGGCCATGGTATCTCTGTGAGCCCCATCCACCTTGCGGCTGGATTAGCGGCTTTAGTGAACGGTGGTGTGTGGTCTCCCCCAACTCTTATACGGGATAAGGAGGGGTTGGTTAAGGGGAGGAGAGTGATAACAGAGACGACTTCAAGGACCATGCGGCAACTTTTTCGGTTAGCTGTCACCCATGGTACCGGTGCCCGGGGTGGTGTTGACGGCTATCTGGTTGGCGGAAAGACAGGAACTGCTAATAAGGTGAGTAAGGATAGAAAGGGTTACGACAGCACGCGAGTTCTTTCATCGTTTGCTGGAATGTTTCCGATGTCAGAACCGCAGTATCTAGTTCTGGTTTTACTTGATGAACCCAAGGGACGAAGTGTGGGGGTAGGTCAGAACACGGGCGGTTGGGTGGCGGCCCCAGTTGTTGCAAATGTAATTCGGCGTATCGGTCCGGTAAATGGTATAGCCCCTATGATGGATCCTACGGTTGGGGAAAGTATTGCCGGTACATTTGTTGAATTGGATGGTAATGAGATCCGTCTTGCGGCTTACTAA